The following proteins are encoded in a genomic region of Populus nigra chromosome 16, ddPopNigr1.1, whole genome shotgun sequence:
- the LOC133675899 gene encoding glutathione reductase, chloroplastic, producing the protein MAAAASSLTTPKLTSPSLQSLYRKLPLSFPLSPSSSFLPLPKTPTTTTTFLSSRRPLSHHHRRHHTTRAEAENGAEPSRHYDFDLFTIGAGSGGVRASRFAANFGASVAVCELPFSTISSETTGGVGGTCVLRGCVPKKLLVYASKYAHEFDESRGFGWKYDSEPLHDWNTLMAHKNAELQRLTGIYKHILNNAGVTLIEGRGKIVDPHTVDVDGKLYSARHILISVGGRPFIPDIPGSEYAIDSDAALDLPSKPEKIAIVGGGYIALEFAGIFNGLKSDVHVFIRQKKVLRGFDEEIRDFVAEQMSLRGIEFHTEESPQAIIKSADGSLSLKTNKGTVEGFSHVMFATGRWPNTKNLGLESLGVKMTNNGAIEVDEYSCTSVPSIWAVGDVTDRINLTPVALMEGGALAKTLFQNEPTKPDYRAVPSAVFSQPPIGQVGLTEEQATKEYGDIDVFTANFRPLKATLSGLPDRVFMKLIVCAKTNKVLGLNMCGEDSPEIVQGFAVAIKAGLTKADFDSTVGIHPTAAEEFVTLRTPTRKIRERPPAEGKADHDVKAAAGV; encoded by the exons ATGGCGGCAGCAGCATCTTCTCTGACAACACCAAAACTCACCTCCCCATCTCTCCAATCCCTCTACAGAAAACTCCCCCTTTCCTTCCCTCTCTCCCCCTCCTCTTCCTTCCTCCCTCTCCCCAAAACcccaaccaccaccaccactttccTCTCCTCCCGCCGCCCTCTCTCTCATCACCACCGCCGCCATCACACTACTCGTGCGGAAGCCGAAAACGGCGCTGAACCTTCCCGCCACTATGACTTCGACCTCTTCACTATCGGTGCTGGCAGTGGAGGCGTCCGCGCTTCTCGCTTCGCAGCCAATTTCGGCGCTTCTGTTGCCGTGTGTGAGCTTCCGTTCTCCACTATCTCTTCGGAGACAACCGGAGGCGTAGGCGGCAC GTGTGTGCTTCGTGGATGTGTACCGAAGAAACTGCTTGTTTATGCGTCGAAATATGCTCATGAATTTGATGAGAGTCGGGGTTTTGGATGGAAGTATGACAGCGAACCACTTCATGATTGGAATACTTTGATGGCTCACAAAAATGCCGAGTTGCAGCGCCTGACCGGTATTTATAAGCACATTCTCAATAACGCTGGTGTCACTTTAATTGAAGGCCGCGGGAAG ATTGTTGACCCACACACAGTTGATGTTGATGGAAAGCTCTATTCTGCACGGCACATACTTATTTCTGTTGGAGGACGCCCGTTCATTCCTGACATTCCTGGGAGTGAATACGCGATTGATTCTGATGCTGCACTTGATTTGCCATCTAAGCCGGAGAAAATCGCCATAGTTGGTGGAGGGTATATTGCGTTAGAATTTGCTGGAATTTTCAATGGCTTGAAGAGCGATGTTCATGTATTTATAAGGCAGAAAAAAGTATTAAGGGGATTTGATGAAGAG ATCAGAGATTTTGTTGCAGAACAGATGTCTCTAAGAGGAATTGAGTTCCATACAGAGGAGTCACCTCAGGCTATTATTAAGTCAGCTGATGGTTCATTGTCACTGAAGACCAACAAAGGAACAGTTGAAGGCTTCTCACATGTCATGTTTGCCACTGGACGTTGGCCTAATACAAAG AACTTGGGACTGGAGAGTTTGGGGGTAAAAATGACCAACAATGGAGCAATAGAG GTTGATGAATACTCGTGCACCTCAGTTCCTTCCATTTGGGCAGTGGGAGATGTTACAGATAGGATAAATTTGACTCCTGTTGCTTTGATGGAAGGTGGGGCATTGGCAAAAACTCTCTTTCAGAATGAGCCAACAAAACCTGATTATAG agCTGTTCCATCTGCTGTGTTTTCTCAGCCTCCAATTGGACAAGTTGGTCTTACGGAAGAACAG GCTACAAAAGAGTACGGTGATATTGATGTCTTCACAGCAAATTTCAGGCCTTTGAAGGCTACTCTCTCAGGGCTTCCAGATCGGGTCTTCATGAAACTAATAGTCTGTGCTAAGACAAACAAAGTTCTTGGGTTGAACATGTGTGGAGAAGATTCACCTGAAATCGTGCAG GGATTTGCAGTTGCAATCAAAGCTGGCTTGACCAAGGCAGACTTTGATTCCACAGTGGGTATTCACCCAACAGCAGCTGAGGAATTTGTTACATTGAGGACTCCTACTAGAAAGATTCGAGAGCGTCCTCCAGCTGAG GGGAAGGCAGATCACGATGTTAAAGCAGCAGCAGGGGTTTAG